In Ovis aries strain OAR_USU_Benz2616 breed Rambouillet chromosome 13, ARS-UI_Ramb_v3.0, whole genome shotgun sequence, the following are encoded in one genomic region:
- the LOC132657606 gene encoding putative coiled-coil domain-containing protein 144C yields MRWLDGIMDLLDVSDTGRKAKDLLCKNHTLQDEIASLRLEIDAVKNQKQEKEKKYFEDTETLQKAMKLKEEILTEETMFQYTGQLNVLRAENAMLDSELENNKQSKQVPETEVESDRSRLAAATPDRGQGQTSQRPGTCLPESKRREVMLAGPNEVRCD; encoded by the exons atgagatggctggatggcatcatggacttgctggac GTTTCTGATACTGGTAGAAAAGCAAAAGATCTATTATGCAAAAACCACACACTGCAGGATGAAATTGCCAGCCTAAGACTGGAAATAGATGCGGTAAAAAATCAGAagcaggaaaaggagaagaaatattTTGAGGATACTGAAACTCTTCAAAAGgcaatgaaactgaaagaggaaatatTAACAGAGGAGACTATGTTCCAGTATACTGGTCAGCTTAATGTCCTGAGAGCTGAGAATGCAATGCTCGACTCTGAGCTGGAGAACAATAAACAGAGCAAACAAGTACCGGAAACAGAAGTGGAATCCGACCGTTCTAGACTGGCTGCTGCCACACCCGATCGTGGTCAAGGTCAGACATCACAAAGACCTGGAACTTGCCTTCCAGAAAGCAAACGACGAGAGGTGATGCTTGCAGGACCAAATGAAGTTCGATGTGACTAA